The proteins below are encoded in one region of Pseudonocardia sp. DSM 110487:
- a CDS encoding amidohydrolase family protein: MSTRIEHARLIDGTGAAAVADAVVCIDERGTVEYAGSAHAAPLPGPETRIIDVAGRTVLPGFIDTHVHLGFRHGMPPGQRGLEDPTLLVLDTAARIRQTLDAGVTTARDLAGLPAGYRTAVESGRIVGPRLQTAVRALSHTGGHGDVSLPDGTDLSGGMTEIADTVDEVRLAVRRVLRSGADLIKVCATGGMGSPYDDPDDEGLTVEEMKAVVDEVGRHGGKAVAAHAQGRPGILNALRAGVTSIEHGYGLDDEAGDLAGEFGITVVPTLSTVYAGIDKDRMPDYHYQKKVRWSGVTKENISRAIDRGVPIALGTDAAVCPHGQNLMELSYLVDLGMDPMAAIVAGTRTAAGLLGLGDRLGTLEEGKLADVVVCDGDPLRDIAVLGDPANVVCVLQEGVIRKSLLAGVSCDD; the protein is encoded by the coding sequence ATGAGTACGAGGATCGAGCACGCACGCCTGATCGACGGAACGGGCGCCGCCGCGGTGGCCGACGCCGTCGTCTGCATCGACGAGCGCGGGACCGTCGAGTACGCCGGCAGCGCGCACGCCGCCCCGCTGCCGGGGCCGGAGACCCGGATCATCGACGTCGCCGGCCGCACCGTCCTGCCCGGGTTCATCGACACGCACGTCCACCTCGGCTTCCGACACGGGATGCCGCCCGGGCAGCGGGGCCTGGAGGACCCGACGTTGCTGGTGCTCGACACGGCGGCGCGGATCCGCCAGACCCTCGACGCGGGCGTCACCACCGCTCGCGACCTCGCCGGCCTGCCGGCGGGCTACCGCACGGCCGTCGAGTCCGGCAGGATCGTCGGCCCGCGGCTGCAGACCGCGGTCCGCGCGCTGAGCCACACCGGCGGCCACGGCGACGTCTCGCTCCCCGACGGCACCGACCTCTCCGGCGGGATGACCGAGATCGCCGACACCGTCGACGAGGTGCGCCTCGCCGTGCGCCGCGTGCTGCGCTCCGGCGCCGACCTGATCAAGGTCTGCGCGACGGGCGGCATGGGAAGCCCCTACGACGACCCGGACGACGAGGGCCTGACCGTCGAGGAGATGAAGGCCGTCGTCGACGAGGTCGGCCGGCACGGCGGCAAGGCTGTGGCCGCCCACGCCCAGGGCCGCCCGGGCATCCTCAACGCGCTCCGCGCGGGCGTCACGAGCATCGAGCACGGCTACGGCCTCGACGACGAGGCGGGCGACCTCGCCGGCGAGTTCGGGATCACGGTCGTGCCGACGCTCTCCACCGTGTACGCGGGCATCGACAAGGACCGGATGCCCGACTACCACTACCAGAAGAAGGTGCGCTGGTCGGGCGTCACGAAGGAGAACATCTCCCGCGCCATCGATCGCGGCGTGCCGATCGCGCTCGGCACCGACGCCGCGGTCTGCCCGCACGGGCAGAACCTGATGGAGCTGTCCTACCTCGTCGACCTCGGCATGGATCCCATGGCCGCGATCGTGGCCGGCACCCGCACCGCGGCCGGGCTGCTCGGGCTGGGGGACCGCCTCGGCACGCTCGAGGAGGGGAAGCTCGCCGACGTCGTCGTGTGCGACGGCGACCCGCTGCGCGACATCGCCGTGCTGGGTGATCCGGCCAACGTCGTCTGCGTGCTGCAGGAGGGCGTGATCCGCAAGAGCCTGCTCGCGGGGGTGAGCTGCGATGACTGA
- a CDS encoding AbgT family transporter: MTDTATRPVTVVDRLLSGIERLGNRLPNPVVLFLGLFGLLGVVSTVLALGGATVTVPGADESLAVKALFSGEGVAWFLQNMVKNFAEFPPIAAVLVMIMAVGLAEKTGLLEALMRGTLARAPRWLLPYAVAIVACQAHMMSDVASIVLPPLAAIVFKSAGRHPVAGLIGGFACVGAGYAAGFTIGSLDALYIGITQKSAAILPQAEGLALHILVNWYFTGASSLVLGVLGGFLISRVLEPRLGPYSPDGEPAESLVLEPAQRRGVLRAAIVVAAYAAVVLVAWLLPGSPLRGEGGSLVPSPVLSGVVPLLFVAFVLGGITYGVTIRSLTSSDDAVTIMADSVKNMASYVVMMFVAAQVIAVFNWSNVGIMLAVRAAALLESLGLTGFAALVMLILLATALNLFIVSGSALWSLLGPVFVPAFMLLGLHPAVSQAAFRIGDSATGIITPMNPYLFLVLAMLRTYEPEAKLGTLMSRLAIFVPPFLVVWTVILGVFYALGLPLGPGAGIVMP; this comes from the coding sequence ATGACTGACACCGCGACGCGCCCGGTCACCGTCGTCGACCGGCTCCTCTCCGGCATCGAGCGGTTGGGCAACCGGCTGCCCAACCCGGTGGTGCTGTTCCTCGGCCTGTTCGGGCTGCTCGGGGTCGTCTCGACGGTGCTGGCACTGGGGGGCGCGACCGTCACCGTGCCCGGCGCGGATGAGAGCCTCGCCGTGAAGGCGCTGTTCAGCGGCGAGGGCGTGGCCTGGTTCCTGCAGAACATGGTGAAGAACTTCGCCGAGTTCCCGCCGATCGCCGCCGTGCTCGTGATGATCATGGCGGTCGGGCTCGCGGAGAAGACCGGGCTACTGGAAGCGCTGATGCGGGGCACGCTCGCCCGCGCGCCGCGCTGGCTGCTTCCGTACGCCGTCGCGATCGTCGCGTGCCAGGCGCACATGATGAGCGATGTCGCCTCGATCGTGCTGCCGCCGCTCGCGGCGATCGTCTTCAAGAGTGCCGGGAGGCACCCGGTGGCCGGGCTCATCGGCGGCTTCGCGTGCGTCGGCGCCGGGTACGCCGCGGGCTTCACGATCGGCTCGCTCGACGCGCTCTACATCGGTATCACGCAGAAGTCGGCCGCGATCCTCCCGCAGGCCGAGGGCCTGGCCCTGCACATCCTCGTGAACTGGTACTTCACCGGCGCGAGCAGCCTCGTCCTCGGCGTGCTGGGCGGCTTCCTGATCTCACGCGTGCTCGAGCCGCGGCTCGGCCCCTACTCGCCCGACGGTGAGCCGGCCGAGTCGCTCGTGCTGGAGCCTGCGCAGCGGCGCGGGGTGCTCAGGGCCGCGATCGTGGTGGCCGCCTACGCGGCGGTCGTGCTCGTGGCCTGGCTGCTGCCGGGGAGCCCGCTGCGCGGGGAGGGCGGTTCGCTGGTCCCGTCCCCGGTGCTGTCGGGTGTGGTGCCGCTGTTGTTCGTGGCGTTCGTGCTCGGCGGGATCACCTACGGCGTGACGATCCGTTCTCTGACCAGCAGCGACGACGCCGTGACGATCATGGCCGACTCGGTGAAGAACATGGCGTCCTACGTGGTGATGATGTTCGTCGCCGCGCAGGTGATCGCCGTCTTCAACTGGTCGAACGTCGGGATCATGCTCGCGGTGCGGGCCGCGGCGCTCCTGGAGAGCCTCGGGCTGACAGGGTTCGCCGCCCTCGTCATGCTCATCCTGCTGGCCACTGCGCTGAACCTCTTCATCGTGTCCGGCTCGGCGCTGTGGTCACTGCTCGGGCCGGTGTTCGTGCCCGCGTTCATGCTGCTGGGCCTGCACCCGGCCGTCTCGCAGGCGGCGTTCCGGATCGGCGACTCGGCCACCGGGATCATCACGCCGATGAACCCCTACCTGTTCCTGGTGCTCGCCATGCTGCGCACCTACGAACCGGAGGCGAAGCTCGGCACGCTGATGTCCCGCCTGGCGATCTTCGTGCCGCCGTTCCTCGTGGTGTGGACTGTGATCCTCGGCGTCTTCTACGCCCTCGGGCTACCGCTCGGGCCGGGCGCCGGAATTGTCATGCCCTGA
- a CDS encoding MmcQ/YjbR family DNA-binding protein, whose product MVANSGVTVDEVRRLAMSLPRTTEHLIHDRVKFRVGQIVYVAFSRDETVLGFAYPKEERDALIASDPAKFHLPGLSDQRFNWVHAWSAALGEEEMRELVVDAWRMVVPKSVAAAHLGR is encoded by the coding sequence ATGGTCGCCAACTCTGGGGTCACGGTCGACGAGGTGCGGCGGCTCGCAATGTCGCTTCCCCGCACCACTGAGCACCTCATCCACGACCGCGTGAAGTTCCGCGTCGGCCAGATCGTCTACGTCGCGTTCTCGCGGGACGAGACGGTGCTGGGCTTCGCGTACCCGAAGGAGGAACGCGACGCGCTCATCGCGTCCGACCCCGCGAAGTTCCACCTGCCCGGGCTCTCCGACCAGCGGTTCAACTGGGTGCATGCCTGGTCGGCCGCGCTCGGCGAGGAGGAGATGCGCGAGCTGGTGGTCGACGCATGGCGCATGGTCGTGCCGAAGAGCGTGGCCGCGGCTCACTTGGGGCGGTAG
- a CDS encoding PIN domain-containing protein: MIVVDTGPIVALINDRDDHHVRCRDFLAHYPGPLLVPTTVFTEVCMLVERRRGTHAELAFLADVRSGLFTMLEAHRPISSESPSWSRSTPIYPSALWTRR; encoded by the coding sequence GTGATCGTCGTCGATACGGGCCCGATCGTTGCCTTGATCAACGATCGAGACGATCACCACGTAAGGTGTCGGGATTTCTTAGCCCACTATCCAGGGCCGCTGCTCGTCCCTACGACCGTGTTCACGGAGGTGTGCATGCTCGTGGAGCGGCGGCGTGGGACCCATGCGGAGCTGGCATTCCTCGCAGACGTGCGTTCCGGCTTGTTCACGATGCTGGAAGCACATCGGCCGATCTCGAGCGAATCGCCGAGCTGGTCGAGAAGTACGCCGATCTACCCCTCGGCACTGTGGACGCGTCGGTGA
- a CDS encoding heavy metal translocating P-type ATPase: MPEVRWATASLALFAAGGAAQLAGAPAPVWWALYLACYAAGGWEPALAGLRALRERTLDVDLLMVVAAIAAATIGQVFDGALLIVIFATSGAVEAVVTRRTEESVRALLDLAPDRATLLRDDDTEVTVPVADLAVGDVVLVRPGERVGADGVVVSGISEVDQASITGEGLPATKRPGDEVFAGTVNGTGALRVAVQRVAAESVVARIAAMVEEASAGKARTQLFIERVEQRYSMAVVVGALALVAIPLAFGAAFEPTLLRAMTFMIVASPCAIVLATMPPLLAAIANGGRRGVLVKSAVAMEAMGRTTVVAFDKTGTLTEGRPHLESVTPLDGFDEDTVLALAASAERPSEHPLAGAIVQAARERGLPVADAADFSSVPGRGVRATVGGTAVVVGSPTMSDGFPEAPVARLEADGATVVVVIADGRPAGLLALVDRLRPDAADTVARLAELTGNPPVLLTGDHPAAAARVADAVGIADVRAGLLPDAKAAAVRELQEAGHRVLLVGDGVNDAPALATADAGVALGGRGIALAVETADIVIVRDDLTTLPNLLGLSRRARRVVVANVTIAATVIAVLVTWDLVGTLPLPLGVAGHEGSTVVVALNGLRLLRAAAWRRAGRRRPVSAQTGSDQGSSASAST, from the coding sequence ATGCCGGAGGTGCGGTGGGCCACCGCGTCGCTGGCGCTCTTCGCGGCCGGCGGCGCTGCCCAGCTGGCCGGGGCGCCTGCGCCGGTCTGGTGGGCGCTGTACCTCGCCTGCTACGCGGCGGGCGGCTGGGAGCCCGCGCTGGCCGGGCTGCGCGCGCTGCGCGAGCGGACGCTCGACGTCGACCTGCTGATGGTCGTGGCCGCGATCGCCGCCGCGACGATCGGCCAGGTCTTCGACGGCGCACTGCTGATCGTCATCTTCGCCACGTCCGGCGCGGTGGAAGCCGTGGTCACCCGGCGCACCGAGGAGTCGGTGCGGGCGCTGCTCGACCTCGCCCCGGACCGCGCCACCCTGCTGCGCGACGACGACACGGAGGTCACCGTCCCGGTCGCCGACCTCGCCGTCGGCGACGTGGTGCTCGTCCGCCCAGGCGAGCGGGTGGGCGCGGACGGGGTCGTGGTCTCCGGGATCAGCGAGGTCGACCAGGCCTCGATCACCGGCGAGGGCCTGCCCGCCACGAAGCGACCCGGCGACGAGGTCTTCGCCGGAACCGTGAACGGCACCGGAGCGTTGCGGGTCGCCGTCCAGCGCGTCGCGGCGGAGTCGGTGGTGGCCCGCATCGCCGCGATGGTGGAGGAGGCCTCGGCCGGCAAAGCACGCACCCAGCTGTTCATCGAGCGCGTGGAGCAGCGCTACTCGATGGCCGTGGTGGTCGGCGCGCTGGCGCTGGTCGCGATCCCGCTCGCGTTCGGCGCGGCCTTCGAGCCGACGCTGCTGCGCGCGATGACGTTCATGATCGTCGCGTCGCCGTGCGCGATCGTCCTCGCGACGATGCCGCCGCTGCTCGCCGCGATCGCGAACGGCGGGCGGCGGGGTGTGCTCGTGAAGTCCGCGGTGGCGATGGAGGCGATGGGCCGGACCACCGTCGTCGCGTTCGACAAGACGGGCACGCTCACCGAGGGCAGGCCGCACCTGGAGTCGGTGACGCCGCTCGACGGGTTCGACGAGGACACGGTGCTCGCGCTGGCCGCGTCCGCCGAGCGCCCCAGCGAGCACCCCCTCGCCGGCGCGATCGTGCAGGCCGCCCGCGAGCGCGGGCTGCCCGTCGCCGACGCCGCCGACTTCAGCTCCGTGCCCGGCCGCGGTGTACGCGCCACGGTCGGCGGGACGGCCGTCGTCGTCGGCTCACCGACCATGTCGGACGGGTTCCCGGAGGCTCCGGTCGCACGGCTGGAGGCCGACGGGGCCACGGTCGTCGTCGTGATCGCCGACGGCCGCCCGGCCGGCCTGCTCGCACTCGTCGACCGGCTCCGCCCGGACGCGGCCGACACGGTCGCCCGGCTCGCGGAGCTGACCGGCAACCCACCCGTGCTGCTCACCGGGGACCACCCGGCCGCAGCGGCCCGGGTCGCCGACGCCGTCGGGATCGCCGACGTGCGGGCCGGGCTCCTCCCCGACGCGAAGGCCGCCGCCGTGCGGGAGCTGCAGGAGGCCGGGCATCGGGTGCTGCTCGTCGGAGACGGCGTGAACGACGCCCCCGCGCTCGCCACCGCCGACGCCGGGGTGGCGCTGGGCGGGCGAGGCATCGCACTGGCCGTCGAGACCGCCGACATCGTGATCGTCCGCGACGACCTCACCACCCTGCCGAACCTGCTCGGCCTCTCCCGCCGCGCCCGCCGGGTCGTCGTGGCCAACGTGACGATCGCGGCCACGGTGATCGCCGTACTCGTGACGTGGGACCTCGTCGGCACCCTCCCGCTCCCGCTGGGTGTGGCCGGGCACGAGGGTTCCACGGTCGTGGTGGCGCTGAACGGGCTGCGCCTGCTGCGCGCCGCGGCATGGCGGCGCGCCGGGCGCCGGCGGCCCGTCAGCGCGCAGACGGGCAGCGATCAAGGCAGCAGCGCGAGCGCCTCGACATGA
- a CDS encoding metalloregulator ArsR/SmtB family transcription factor, translating to MHGTLPDFDMPGDDAAQAAAERFRLLADPTRVKILWALSQGETSVACLAELVGATPTAVSQHLSKLRLAGLVRGRRDGTFVHYTAVDADVAALLAAALGTQAAPR from the coding sequence GTGCACGGCACCCTGCCCGACTTCGACATGCCCGGCGACGACGCGGCCCAGGCCGCCGCCGAGCGCTTCCGGCTGCTCGCCGACCCCACGCGGGTGAAGATCCTCTGGGCGCTGTCGCAGGGTGAGACGTCGGTCGCCTGCCTCGCCGAGCTGGTGGGCGCCACCCCCACCGCGGTCAGCCAGCACCTGTCGAAGCTGCGCCTCGCGGGCCTGGTGCGGGGGCGACGGGACGGCACGTTCGTGCACTACACGGCGGTCGACGCCGACGTGGCGGCCCTGCTGGCGGCGGCACTGGGCACGCAGGCCGCGCCTCGCTGA
- a CDS encoding DUF559 domain-containing protein: protein MSFEALVEQQAGVVSLAQAVTCGISASTVRRWVGEGRWRRVRPAVFLVGGHRYTDEARVRAVALWAGPQGVITGPAAAYWHRMLEQAPAFIDLTVPAGRKPKPPAGVRLHRRDLDPADVRQRLGVRVAARPFAALETAVALPDGSVFLDRALQKHVPFAEVYRAYCRNMGRPGSAAAGRLLVAAADRADSAAERLLVRLLREAGIGGWVLGHPLGPYRIDLAFPAQRVAVEVDGWAYHVDPERFRNDRRKGNFITRSGWDLLRFTWHGLHTQPAESLREITDTLARAA from the coding sequence GTGTCCTTCGAGGCGCTCGTGGAGCAGCAGGCTGGCGTCGTGTCGCTCGCCCAGGCCGTGACCTGCGGGATATCGGCCTCCACCGTGCGCCGGTGGGTCGGGGAAGGCCGGTGGAGGCGGGTGCGCCCCGCTGTCTTCCTCGTGGGTGGGCACCGCTACACCGACGAGGCGCGCGTCCGGGCGGTCGCGCTCTGGGCCGGACCGCAGGGCGTGATCACCGGGCCCGCGGCCGCGTACTGGCACCGGATGCTCGAGCAGGCCCCGGCCTTCATCGACCTGACCGTGCCGGCCGGACGCAAGCCCAAGCCGCCGGCGGGAGTTCGTCTTCATCGCCGCGACCTGGACCCGGCGGACGTGCGGCAGCGGTTGGGTGTGCGGGTGGCGGCCAGGCCGTTCGCCGCGCTCGAGACGGCGGTGGCCCTGCCCGACGGCTCGGTGTTCCTCGACCGGGCGTTGCAGAAGCACGTCCCGTTCGCCGAGGTCTACCGCGCCTACTGCCGCAACATGGGACGGCCCGGATCTGCCGCGGCGGGTCGGCTCCTGGTGGCCGCGGCCGACCGGGCCGACTCGGCTGCGGAGCGGCTGCTCGTTCGGCTGCTGCGGGAGGCGGGGATCGGCGGCTGGGTGCTCGGTCACCCGCTCGGCCCCTATCGGATCGACCTGGCCTTCCCCGCGCAGCGGGTGGCCGTCGAGGTGGACGGCTGGGCGTACCACGTCGACCCGGAGCGGTTCCGCAACGATCGGCGCAAGGGCAACTTCATCACCCGCAGCGGATGGGACCTGCTCCGCTTCACCTGGCACGGACTCCACACCCAGCCGGCCGAATCGCTGCGGGAGATCACCGACACCCTCGCCCGCGCGGCATGA
- a CDS encoding sigma-54-dependent Fis family transcriptional regulator translates to MTPRVPRTTAEWDRVREAKHNVLARDPLSVDPADYPDVRPEVVASWRRSMLAGVDPGAREYVLDEEFQPGTRLAAVAQPIMDRLRDEIADLGSWGFLADRACRLLTVVVGDFPTANRVHRQNLRAGMAFAEDVMGTNGMGCAHETQQPFIISGTEHFRADTEILTTTGVIIRDPFTKRHVGTFGAHCLREYGSAALLPLVVEIGRSIEAQLERRADGEREVFDAYSAAARRHRGLVVAVSRRLSVVSTQARTLVREADEELLRRLADEAGERTRTVRRRLSSGVTANIQILPVRQPRGEFAAVLVLEPVETQGRPLGNAGEDRAVDVRACLSHALREGRPVLLAGERGCGKRHEARTALHAVSDRVVELEARRAPDDWLQGFAAALRTPGTGVLLGHITELPAELATPVATLLDGARGPIVATTAEDADLAVVRERFPVVLTVPPLRERRDELAALCADLLADLGDEPVHLTPRAAAALAAGDWPGNVRQLLQVLASARIRAAGPTIDLPDLPGHHRTPLDEVQRAERRVLMAALREAGGDRSAVAKRLGISRATVYRKLKRYELR, encoded by the coding sequence ATGACACCCCGCGTCCCGCGCACCACCGCCGAGTGGGACCGGGTCCGGGAGGCCAAGCACAACGTGCTGGCGCGCGACCCGCTCTCCGTCGACCCTGCCGACTACCCCGATGTCCGTCCCGAGGTGGTCGCCTCGTGGCGGCGCTCGATGCTCGCGGGCGTCGATCCCGGGGCGCGCGAGTACGTCCTGGACGAGGAGTTCCAGCCGGGCACCCGGCTGGCCGCCGTCGCACAGCCGATCATGGACCGGCTCCGGGACGAGATCGCCGATCTCGGCTCGTGGGGGTTCCTCGCCGACCGGGCCTGCCGGCTGCTCACGGTGGTCGTCGGGGACTTCCCGACCGCGAACCGGGTGCACCGGCAGAACCTGCGCGCGGGGATGGCCTTCGCCGAGGACGTCATGGGGACGAACGGGATGGGCTGCGCCCACGAGACGCAGCAGCCGTTCATCATCTCGGGCACCGAACACTTCCGGGCCGACACGGAGATCCTCACGACCACCGGGGTGATCATCCGGGACCCGTTCACCAAGCGGCACGTGGGGACGTTCGGGGCCCACTGCCTGCGCGAGTACGGCTCGGCCGCGCTGCTGCCCCTCGTCGTCGAGATCGGCCGCTCGATCGAGGCGCAGCTGGAGCGCAGGGCCGACGGTGAGCGCGAGGTGTTCGACGCCTACTCGGCCGCCGCGCGGCGCCATCGCGGCCTCGTCGTGGCGGTGAGCAGGCGGCTCTCCGTGGTCAGCACCCAGGCCCGCACCCTCGTGCGGGAGGCGGACGAGGAGCTGCTGCGCAGGCTCGCCGATGAGGCGGGTGAGCGAACCCGCACCGTACGCAGGCGCCTGTCCTCCGGGGTCACGGCGAACATCCAGATCCTGCCCGTGCGGCAGCCGAGGGGCGAGTTCGCCGCTGTCCTCGTGCTGGAGCCGGTGGAGACGCAGGGCAGACCACTCGGGAACGCCGGCGAGGACCGGGCGGTCGACGTCCGCGCCTGCCTGTCCCACGCGCTCCGGGAGGGCCGCCCGGTCCTGCTGGCCGGGGAGCGGGGGTGCGGCAAGCGCCACGAGGCGCGGACGGCGCTGCACGCGGTGTCCGACCGCGTCGTGGAGCTGGAGGCGCGCCGCGCGCCCGACGACTGGTTGCAGGGGTTCGCGGCGGCCCTGCGGACGCCCGGCACCGGGGTGCTCCTCGGCCACATCACGGAGCTCCCGGCCGAGCTCGCAACGCCCGTCGCGACCCTGCTCGACGGCGCCCGCGGCCCGATCGTCGCCACGACCGCAGAGGACGCGGACCTCGCCGTCGTCCGCGAGCGGTTCCCGGTGGTACTGACCGTCCCGCCGCTGCGGGAACGCCGCGACGAGCTCGCCGCGTTGTGCGCGGACCTCCTCGCCGACCTCGGCGACGAGCCGGTTCACCTGACCCCGAGGGCCGCGGCGGCGCTGGCGGCGGGCGACTGGCCGGGCAACGTCCGGCAGCTGCTGCAGGTGCTCGCGAGTGCCCGGATCCGCGCGGCGGGCCCCACCATCGACCTCCCGGACCTGCCCGGCCACCACCGGACGCCCCTGGACGAGGTCCAGCGCGCGGAGCGCCGGGTGCTGATGGCCGCACTGCGCGAGGCAGGAGGCGACCGCAGCGCGGTGGCGAAGCGGCTGGGGATCTCGCGGGCGACGGTGTACCGCAAACTGAAGCGCTACGAGCTGCGGTGA
- a CDS encoding LLM class flavin-dependent oxidoreductase, whose product MVNVGINLGFGKLDPDIQDTQMYLEELDLAVRAEALGYDTVWVVEHHFEDYSLCPDNLLVLAHLAGRTSTIKLGTAAVIVPWNDPLRVAEKALMVDAISGGRLLLGLGRGLSRKEYVPFRITLDQTRDRFDEAAPMIFEAVETGVIEGDGPYYPQPRAELRPRPAGSFRARRYMVAGSPDSIVMAAKLRAAMMSFIVRPVQDLMPGFTRYRELYEAEHGETAPPISLAVNMYCHEDIEVARERHWRYVNRFFMSNVEHYEMAGEHFAGLKGHERYAANAAHFREIGLEKAADDYAATALWGDPEQVLGQIEAIRDVLGDFALSLSASFGGMPYDQVRESLELFAREVLPKARSLG is encoded by the coding sequence GTGGTGAATGTCGGCATCAACCTCGGCTTCGGAAAGCTCGATCCGGATATCCAGGACACGCAGATGTACCTCGAGGAGCTCGACCTCGCGGTACGGGCCGAGGCACTCGGCTACGACACGGTGTGGGTGGTGGAGCACCACTTCGAGGACTACTCGCTCTGCCCGGACAACCTGCTGGTGCTCGCGCACCTGGCAGGCCGAACCTCGACGATCAAGCTGGGCACGGCCGCGGTGATCGTGCCGTGGAACGACCCGCTCCGGGTGGCCGAGAAGGCCCTGATGGTCGACGCCATCTCCGGCGGACGGCTCCTGCTCGGGCTGGGGCGCGGCCTGTCCCGCAAGGAGTACGTGCCGTTCCGCATCACCCTCGACCAGACGAGGGACCGCTTCGACGAGGCCGCCCCGATGATCTTCGAGGCGGTGGAGACCGGCGTCATCGAGGGCGACGGCCCGTACTACCCGCAGCCGCGAGCCGAGTTGCGGCCGCGGCCCGCAGGCTCGTTCCGCGCCCGCCGCTACATGGTGGCCGGCTCGCCGGACTCGATCGTCATGGCGGCGAAGCTGCGGGCCGCGATGATGTCGTTCATCGTCCGCCCGGTGCAGGACCTGATGCCCGGCTTCACCCGGTACCGCGAGCTGTACGAGGCGGAGCACGGCGAGACGGCGCCGCCGATCAGCCTCGCCGTCAACATGTACTGCCACGAGGACATCGAGGTGGCCCGCGAGCGGCACTGGCGCTACGTCAACCGGTTCTTCATGTCGAACGTCGAGCACTACGAGATGGCCGGGGAACACTTCGCGGGCCTCAAGGGCCACGAGCGGTACGCCGCGAACGCCGCCCACTTCCGCGAGATCGGCCTGGAGAAGGCCGCCGACGACTACGCCGCCACCGCGCTGTGGGGCGACCCGGAGCAGGTCCTCGGCCAGATCGAGGCGATCAGGGACGTCCTCGGCGACTTCGCGCTCTCCCTCAGCGCGTCGTTCGGCGGGATGCCCTACGACCAGGTGCGCGAGAGCCTCGAGCTGTTCGCCCGCGAGGTGCTGCCGAAGGCACGCAGCCTCGGATGA